CCTTCCTCCGAAAGCATCGACCAGTTTTTTCCTTACCTGATTATATATTTGATGATCCAGTATAGGAATGCTCAATGCCAGTTTCATCGCACCTTTGCTCAACATAGGCTGAATCATTTTTTTATATATTTTTTCCAGAATAAGAGGTACACAAATTACAAGATTAGGTTTAACCTCGCTCATCGCCTTCAACAAAATCTTCGGTGAAGGTATTTTTCCTAATAATGTAATATGGGAACCAACGGCCAGAGGAACCAGCAAATCGAAAGCACAGCCATACGCATGAGCCAAGGGAAGAAAAGAAAGGCATTTACTTTCACGATAATGCAGTTTCGAACGAATACCGAAAACAACATTTCCGGCCAGATTATTACCGGTAAGCATCACCCCTTTACTAAAGCCTGTAGTCCCGGATGTATAGTTAATGAGAGAAACCTTGCTGTTTTCTAACTCGGCATATTTTACATCTTTACGGGAAAAACCACTCGGGTATGCAGCCTTGAATCTTCGGGTCATACCGCGTAAACATTTTTCAATCTCTTCACCGTCCCGCTGAGCCAGACAGCCGAAATCGGTCAATGAAATAGCCGCCCTCAGTTGTTTCAGTTTGTCCATTTCTATATTTTCCCATATCTGGTCGCTTGTAAACAGTAACACCGAGTCGGAATGATTAACGATATGTTGTACGTCTCCCGGATTAAACTCCTGCAAAATAGGTACAATGATGGCTCCATAAGTAACGGCAGCAAAAAAAGCGATACACCACCTGGGAGTATTTTTTCCTACCAGAGCGATTTTGTCTCCCCTCCGTATCTTACAATGACGAAAAAGAAGATGCAACCGGGCTATCTCTTTTGCGACTTCCTGATAAGTATATGTTTTTTGTTCATTATAATCGGTCAAGGCCGGGAGCTCCCAGTTTTCTTTAAAACTCCGCTCATATATTTTTATAAAATTTTCTTCTATCATACGTCTGTTTTTTTAGACACCTTATGCAAATATATAATGAATCTTTCTAAAATGCACCTAATTACACATAATGATTGTTTCTCCCACTGCTAAATTCGCATAAAATGAGTAACTTTGAACCGCTTTTTAAGTTTAAAATATCAGGAATATAATGATAGATTCCAGCACTTTTGAAAACAAAACAGCCGCATACTTTACACTGGGATGCAAACTAAACTTCGCAGAGACTTCGACGATAGGACGTATTCTGGAAGAAAACGGAATACGCAAAGTCCGTAACGGAGAAAAGGCGGATATTTGCATCATTAATACATGTTCGGTGACAGAACTGGCAGATAAAAAATGCCGGCAGACCATTCGCAGGATTGCCAGAAAACATCCCGGAGCCTTCATTGTCGTGACCGGATGTTATGCACAATTAAAACCCGATGAGGTGGCCCACATACCCGACGTGGACTTGGTACTGGGAGCTGAACAGAAACTGGATATCATTAAATATCTGGGATCGCTCGATAAAGAAGAAAACGGTCATATTATCACGACACAAAGTAAAGATATACGTCAATTCAGCCCTTCTTGTTCCAAAGGGGACCGGACACGCTACTTTCTAAAAGTGCAGGACGGCTGTGATTATTTCTGCACCTATTGTACCATCCCTCTTGCCAGAGGGCGCAGCCGGAGCGGTACGATAGAACAAATGGTAAAACAAGCCGAAGAAGTAGCCTCGGCAGGAGGAAAAGAAATTGTTATTACAGGTGTCAATATAGGAGACTTCGGCAAAAATACAGGAGAGACTTTTTTTGAGCTTATCCAGGCACTCGACCAGGTAGAAGGCATTGAAAGGTATCGTATATCTTCCATAGAACCGAATCTCCTGACCGACGAGATCATCGAATATGTCGCATCGTCCCGCCGCTTCGCCCCCCACTTCCATATTCCCCTGCAATCAGGAAGCGATGAAGTATTGAAACTGATGCACCGTCGTTACGATACCGCGCTTTTCGCTCATAAAATAGAGAAAATAAAAACAACCATACCTGATGCTTTTATAGGAGTAGATCTGATCGTAGGGGTGCGCGGAGAAACTGAAAAACTTTTCGAAAATGCATACCAATTCGTAAAAGGTCTCGACATATCGCAACTACATGTATTTACATATTCGGAACGGCCTAATACTCTGGCCCTGAAAATAGACCATATCGTGCCTCCTGCCGAACGGCATGAACGTTGCCGGCGTATGCTGGAATTATCGGACGAGAAACTTCGCAGGTTCTACGAATCCCATCAGGGAGAATCACGCCCTGTCTTGTTCGAACAGCCGGCCAAAGGAGCTCCCATGCATGGATTTACAGACAACTATATCCGGGTGGAAATGCCGTTCAAAAAAGATTTTGTAAACACCACTCATTTCGTAAGATTAGGAAGTTTCAATGAAACAGGCGACGCTCTTACCGTTGCTTCGGTAGAATCATAAACAATAACCTATGAACAAAGAGACTCTGCAGGACATCTTTTACTTTCCTCTGTATCTTTATTTCAAGATACACGCCATGCTTCCTCTGCCTGTATTGTATATTCTCGCAGATATTCTTTATCTGCCCTTATTCTATATAGTAAGATACCGGCGAAAACTGGTTTTCCAAAATATGAAAAACTCATTTCCCGAAAAAAACACAAATGAGTTACGCAAAATGGAGAAAGCTTTTTACCGCCATTTTTGTAATTATATCGTAGAAACCATAAAGCTAATGCATATCTCTGATAAAGAGATGCGCCGGAGAATGGTTTTCGAAAATACCGAAGTCGTTGAGGAGTGTTTCAGGCGTAACCAGTCTATCATTATCTTGCTGGGACATTACGGCAACTGGGAATGGGTACCTTCAGTCACGCTGTGGACCGATATGGGACAAGCTACTTTCGCTCAGATATACCGTCCTTTAAAGAACCGATGGTTCGACCGTTTTTTTCTTAAACTTCGTTCCCGGTTCGGCTCGGTAAGCATTCCTAAAGCCGACACATTACGGGAAATACTCAAAATGAGAAACTCCGGAAAACCCTCCATAACCGGATTTATGGCTGACCAGACACCGTCTCCCGCCAATATACACCATTGGGTAAAGTTCCTGAACCAGGAGACTGCCGCCCTGACAGGTTTTGAAAAAATAGCCAGGAAAACAGGATTTTCCGTACTTTTCTTCGATGTGGAAGTTATCAAAAGAGGATATTATAAAACTACCATACGTGTCATAGAATCCGATCCAAAGTCCGTTCCCGAATATACCATTACCGACAGGTACATGAATCTCATGGAAAAATGTATCCTGAGAAAACCGGAATACTGGCTGTGGACGCACAAACGATGGAAATATCATCATCAAGATTTCCCCAATACCTGATAACTATGAAACCTATAGCCGTTATCATCCTTAACTGGAACGGAGAAAAACTGCTCCGGGAATTTTTACCTTCCGTTTGCCGCTACACGCCGGAGAACATAGCAGATATCATAGTAGCGGATAATGGCTCTACCGATGCATCCGTTCCGTTGCTCAAAGAGAAATTTCCCCGGGTTAGGTTGCTCGAACTGGGAAAAAACTACGGATTTGCCGAAGGATATAACAGAGCTATCGGCTCATTAGATTATCCCTACGTCGTTTTACTGAATTCCGATGTGGAAGTCTCTGAAAACTGGTTGCCTCCACTTTATGAATACTGTGAAACGCATACGGATGTAGCCGCTTGCCAACCTAAAATAAGATCCTACTGGAATAAGGAATATTTCGAATATGCAGGTGCATCGGGAGGATACCTGGATAAATACGGTTTCCCTTTTTGCCGGGGACGCATATTCAACACGATTGAAAAAGATAACGGCCAATATGATAATAATACGGATATATTCTGGGCTACGGGAGCTTGTCTTTTTATCCGCACCGAAATATATAAAAAAGCCGGAGGACTGGATAAAGAGTTTTTCGCCCATATGGAAGAGATAGATCTTTGCTGGAGAGTCCTTTTATTGGGAAAACGCATTGCGGTCGTTCCGCAAAGCATAGTATATCACCTGGGAGGAGCCACACTATCTGCGTCAAACCCGCGAAAAACCTATCTCAATTTCCGAAATAATTTATTGATGTTATATAAGAACCTTCCCCGTAAAGAAGGGAAAAAGATTTTATTCTTTCGCAGATTATATGACACGGCCGCACTATTCAAATTCCTGCTCTCCGGAAAAACAAGAGACGCAAAAGCGATATGGGATGCACATAACGATTTCAGGAAAATGAGCAAGCGATATGTTCATCAGCCACAAAAGAATTTGCTGAACTCTTTTCCCGAGGGAAAAAGAAATCTTACATGGAATTATTTCCTGAAAGGCAAGAAAACATTTTAACCTGTTACCGGCCTATCGGCTGTATATCCCGGCGAACCGCTTTCGAAATCTCGAACATGACATAAGAAGGTTCCCGGGCTTCCAGTTTATCTTTCACCTTTTCATATTGCCCGGCTGCATATTCCCGGGATTTATCGAACGTAATACGGGATATCTCGTTTTGCGATTTCTGATTCAGAGTAGAATCAAGCTGTTCTTCGGGAAAATAATCATCTAAATTAACATCTCCTATAAGCGTCAGTTCGAGAAATTCTTTTTTTGTATGAGCCTTGTCCAGATAATATCCTATGAACATATGGGACGGTGTGCGTACCAGAATAGGGTCTATATTTATCGCTTTCAACAGCGAGGCGAACAAACAACAACCGTCCACACAATTGATCTGGGCAGATTCTATAGCATCTCCGACCGGACGTACTCTTTGGGCAAAAACTTTATTGGAAGCCAAACTGTTGGCCGATATGGAACTGTATTTAAAATCCCTTTTCTGCAGAACGTTCCACAAAGCGTACACTTGATTCTGCACAGCATTCGGGCGCTGGGATTGATATCCCGAAAATCGGTTCACAATACGTGTATTTAAAGCTTCGCGTAATATTTTATCGATCTGCGGATTTTCTTCATTTACGTACGCAGCAAACATAATACTTGTTTCCTTGAACTTCCCGTTCCTGTCATTATACCCTATGATACAGTCGTTAATGCTTCTCATCATCATGGTATGCACCTCTTGTTGCAACTCTTTCCCATCCAACGATACACCCACGGTAACACTGACGGGAATAGGCTGTACGTTATTTTTCAGTTCTTCAAAATTCCAGGCCATATTGGGGTATAAAAGATAAGATTTCTTTGCCTGAGGAAGAAAAAACTCTGTTTCGGTACGGGAAAAGAACGGTGTCGCTTCAACCGTAACTTTCACACGGCTATTAGAATGTTTAGGAGTAATACGTATCCCGATATACGATTTAGGATTTCCAAGATAAAGTGTATCGCTCGGCTGAATCAACAATGTATCGTTATTCGCGAGCGAGAGGATAAGAGAAGGAAAAAAATTTCCGTCCAGATCATCGGCAACCTCATAGCTGCCTACAAAAATATCATTACGGAAAATATAAAATACGGGACCACCCACAAGAATCAACAACAATACGACAAATCCTATCCACTTTCCTAACCTGCTTTTCATTTCAGCTATTTTTATCTATCACAAATATACATGATTTTTTTCCGAATGCTATCTAACAGCAAGCAAAGATTTTATATTTGATTATTGTTAAAAACAAAGTATCCCATCTGCATTGAAGACGGGATACTTTATTTCCAAAAAACTCTATTTTACTTAAACATCTTCACCACTTTTTCCACCGCAGTGATAAAAGCGTCGGCTTCCGCCTGGGTATTATAAACAGCAAACGAAGCCCGTACCGTACCTTCGATACCTAAAGATGTCATCAAAGGCTGCGCACAATGATGTCCGGTACGGACAGCTATTCCCAGCTTATCCAGCAACATCCCCATATCGTAATGGTGAATTCCGTCTACCAGAAAAGATATGACGGAGCTTTTCTCAGGAGCCGTGCCGAAAATACGCATCCCTTCTATTTTCATTAATCGTTCTGTCGTATATTTCATCAGACCGGCTTCATGAGAAGCGATGTTCTCAAGCCCTATACGATCGACATAATCCAGAGCTGAAGCGAACGCCGTAGTACCCACATAATCCGGAGTGCCGGCCTCAAACTTAAAAGGGAGGTTTCCGAACGTAGTCTTTTCAAAATCCACATGAGCGATCATTTCGCCTCCACCCTGATACGGAGGCATCTCATTCAGCCATTTCTCCTTACCGTACAATACTCCTATTCCGGTAGGGCCATATACTTTATGAGCAGACAGCACATAAAAGTCGGCATCCAGATCTTGCACGTCTATCCGGAGATGAGGTGCGGCCTGAGCTCCGTCAATAAGAACAGGAACACCTTTTTCATGGGCATACCTGATCATTTCTTTTACCGGATTCACCGTACCCAGTACATTAGAAACATGAGACAAACTGACAAACCGCGTACGCTCATTAAATAATGACCGATAAACTTCCTGATCGAGTACCCCATGCTCATCTATCGGAACCACACGCAAACCGATTTTTTTATCACTTTGCAGCAATTGCCAGGGTACTATATTAGCATGATGCTCCATGACGGTAAGAATAATCTCATCTCCGTCACTCAAGTATTTCTTCCCGAAAGAAGACGCTACCAGATTTATCGATTCAGTCGTTCCACGAGTAAAAATCACCTCTTCGCTCTTAGGAGCGTTGATAAACTTACGTACTCTTTCACGGGCACTCTCATGAGCATCGGTAGCTTCCTGGCTTAACGTATGCACTCCCCGGTGAACATTGGCATTAATACGACAATACGTATCCGAGATTCTTTCAAAGACACAAGACGGAGTCTGGGATGTTGCGGCATTATCCAGATAAACCAGCGGTTTCC
This portion of the Barnesiella propionica genome encodes:
- a CDS encoding AMP-binding protein, whose product is MIEENFIKIYERSFKENWELPALTDYNEQKTYTYQEVAKEIARLHLLFRHCKIRRGDKIALVGKNTPRWCIAFFAAVTYGAIIVPILQEFNPGDVQHIVNHSDSVLLFTSDQIWENIEMDKLKQLRAAISLTDFGCLAQRDGEEIEKCLRGMTRRFKAAYPSGFSRKDVKYAELENSKVSLINYTSGTTGFSKGVMLTGNNLAGNVVFGIRSKLHYRESKCLSFLPLAHAYGCAFDLLVPLAVGSHITLLGKIPSPKILLKAMSEVKPNLVICVPLILEKIYKKMIQPMLSKGAMKLALSIPILDHQIYNQVRKKLVDAFGGRFEEVIVGGAPLNREVEDFLRKIKFPFTVGYGMTECAPLISYTPHREFQAGSSGHILTGYMEAKIDSADPENIPGEICVRGEHVMAGYYKNEEATKAVLDADGWLHTGDMGTMGKDGTIFIKGRYKTMILNASGQNIYPEEIEAKLNNMPFVAESLVVERDGKLVALVYPDYEAMDSYGLSNADLPVTMEEVRKNLNKSVAPYENISRIQLYPTEFEKTPKRSIKRYLYTN
- the mtaB gene encoding tRNA (N(6)-L-threonylcarbamoyladenosine(37)-C(2))-methylthiotransferase MtaB is translated as MIDSSTFENKTAAYFTLGCKLNFAETSTIGRILEENGIRKVRNGEKADICIINTCSVTELADKKCRQTIRRIARKHPGAFIVVTGCYAQLKPDEVAHIPDVDLVLGAEQKLDIIKYLGSLDKEENGHIITTQSKDIRQFSPSCSKGDRTRYFLKVQDGCDYFCTYCTIPLARGRSRSGTIEQMVKQAEEVASAGGKEIVITGVNIGDFGKNTGETFFELIQALDQVEGIERYRISSIEPNLLTDEIIEYVASSRRFAPHFHIPLQSGSDEVLKLMHRRYDTALFAHKIEKIKTTIPDAFIGVDLIVGVRGETEKLFENAYQFVKGLDISQLHVFTYSERPNTLALKIDHIVPPAERHERCRRMLELSDEKLRRFYESHQGESRPVLFEQPAKGAPMHGFTDNYIRVEMPFKKDFVNTTHFVRLGSFNETGDALTVASVES
- a CDS encoding lysophospholipid acyltransferase family protein, encoding MNKETLQDIFYFPLYLYFKIHAMLPLPVLYILADILYLPLFYIVRYRRKLVFQNMKNSFPEKNTNELRKMEKAFYRHFCNYIVETIKLMHISDKEMRRRMVFENTEVVEECFRRNQSIIILLGHYGNWEWVPSVTLWTDMGQATFAQIYRPLKNRWFDRFFLKLRSRFGSVSIPKADTLREILKMRNSGKPSITGFMADQTPSPANIHHWVKFLNQETAALTGFEKIARKTGFSVLFFDVEVIKRGYYKTTIRVIESDPKSVPEYTITDRYMNLMEKCILRKPEYWLWTHKRWKYHHQDFPNT
- a CDS encoding glycosyltransferase family 2 protein, which encodes MKPIAVIILNWNGEKLLREFLPSVCRYTPENIADIIVADNGSTDASVPLLKEKFPRVRLLELGKNYGFAEGYNRAIGSLDYPYVVLLNSDVEVSENWLPPLYEYCETHTDVAACQPKIRSYWNKEYFEYAGASGGYLDKYGFPFCRGRIFNTIEKDNGQYDNNTDIFWATGACLFIRTEIYKKAGGLDKEFFAHMEEIDLCWRVLLLGKRIAVVPQSIVYHLGGATLSASNPRKTYLNFRNNLLMLYKNLPRKEGKKILFFRRLYDTAALFKFLLSGKTRDAKAIWDAHNDFRKMSKRYVHQPQKNLLNSFPEGKRNLTWNYFLKGKKTF
- a CDS encoding aminotransferase class V-fold PLP-dependent enzyme, translating into MFDIEKIRADFPILSREICGKPLVYLDNAATSQTPSCVFERISDTYCRINANVHRGVHTLSQEATDAHESARERVRKFINAPKSEEVIFTRGTTESINLVASSFGKKYLSDGDEIILTVMEHHANIVPWQLLQSDKKIGLRVVPIDEHGVLDQEVYRSLFNERTRFVSLSHVSNVLGTVNPVKEMIRYAHEKGVPVLIDGAQAAPHLRIDVQDLDADFYVLSAHKVYGPTGIGVLYGKEKWLNEMPPYQGGGEMIAHVDFEKTTFGNLPFKFEAGTPDYVGTTAFASALDYVDRIGLENIASHEAGLMKYTTERLMKIEGMRIFGTAPEKSSVISFLVDGIHHYDMGMLLDKLGIAVRTGHHCAQPLMTSLGIEGTVRASFAVYNTQAEADAFITAVEKVVKMFK